The DNA sequence GATTATGTATTGATAGATTGTCCGCCGGTATTAGGTGTGATGATGGTCAATGCATTAGCCGCGAGCGACCGTGTGTTAGTCCCGGTACAAACAGAGTTTTTGGCCATTAAGGGTTTAGAGCGCATGGTGAAAACCTTGGCGATTATGCAACGTTCTTGTCCGGATCCCTTACGTTATACGGTTGTGCCTACTATGTACGATAAACGTACCCGAGCCTCATTAGCAGCCTTAAAAGACTTACAAGAAACCTACCCCAACAACATTTGGAACTCGGTTATCCCGATTGACACTAAGTTTCGTGATGCCAGCTTGCGTCATGCTCCGCCGTCTTACCATATTAAAAACTGTCGTGGTGTTTTTGCCTATCAAACTCTACTGGCCCATTTACTACAAATGACAGACGAGCAGGGCTTATTATGAACAGTGATAAATTAATGGAGCAAGCACTAGGCAGCTATTTTGATTCATTATTGAATGAAGAAAGCGCCCCAGTGATTAAACCTAGCGAAGCCACTGTAGAGAGACCATCGCTGGTTGCAGAACCTCAGGTTAAACCTTTAGCAACGCTATTTGCTGAAGCAGAAACGCGGGTTGCCGCAATGAGCGACGCTCCGCCTATTCTGTTGCCGATACAAGAGCTACCGGAGCAACAAGTGGAGCCAACCATGGTTGAACCCACCGTGGCTGAACCGGTAGTGCTAGATACTGTTGAGGCTGTAGTTGCGTCACCGCAAGCAGAAACCTTACAACAGACAGAGCCAGAGCTTGTTGAACAGCCGCAAGCCGCAGAGTGGCAAAACATTGAAACCGATGATGAGTTTCAGGCGCTCTTTTTTGAAGTGGCCGGCGTGACCTTTGGGGTGCCTTTAACAGAATTAGGTGGCATTCATCGAATCAGTGAGGTCAGTCCTTTATTTGGTAAGCCCGAATGGTTTGCTGGAATCATGATCGAGCGCGAGCAAAAATTGTCAGTGGTCGATACCGCAAAATGGGTGATGCCTAATCAACCTTTCGACCCAGAATATAAATATGTCGTTATGCTTGGAGAGAGCCCATGGGGTTTGAGCTGTGAAAAACTATTTGGTACCGAACGCTTAACACGCGATGATGTTAAGTGGCGTAAGGTACCTGGTCAGCGCCGCTGGTTAGCGGGCATGGTGAAGAAGAAAATGTGCGCATTAGTGCACGTAGAAGAACTACTAGCAATGCTTTCTCAAGGTGTGAATATCGAAGGACACTAAATTAATGAGAGCTTGGCGGGTTTCTTTAGTTGAAAGAGTAGGAAAATCCGTCATTTAGTTTTATAACTTATGATATATACTGAACAGATAAGAGTTGCGAGATCCTAACGGACTCATGAACAATAAAAAAGGGACATTCAGATGAGCGAGCAACGTAACATTGCAGAAAACGTAGCTGAAGACGAAGTACTTCAATGGGTGACATTTCAGTTAGAAAGTGAAACTTACGGTATTAACGTAATGCAAGTACAAGAAGTGCTGCGTTATACCGAAATTGCTCCCGTACCGGGCGCGCCAGATTACGTGTTAGGTATTATTAATTTGCGCGGTAATGTTGTTACCGTTATCGATACCCGTTCACGTTTTGGTTTACCGTCGTCCGACATTACTGAAAACTCGCGTATTGTGATTATCGAAGCAGAGTCTCAGGTAATTGGTATTTTGGTCGACAGTGTAGCCGAAGTGGTTTATTTACGTTCATCAGAGATTGACTCTGCCCCGAATGTTGGCACCGAAGAGAGCGCCAAGTTCATTCAAGGTGTGAGCAATAGAGATGGACAATTGTTGATTTTAGTAGACTTAAACAAGCTACTATCTGATGACGAATGGGATGAAGTAAGCTCACTGTAAATGGACTGGATTAATCTTACTGCCCTGCTCGCGACAATTATTTGCCTTATAGGTGGCTATTGGCTTACTTATAAGGCAAAACAACAAGTGGCTAGCAGTGACAAAAAAATGGCAAGTTTAGAAGTGGTGACAAAAAACCTGTTAGTGAGTCACCGCTCTGTTGAAAAGCAATTGCAAGAAATTCATCTTGCTAATGCTTCTTTAGTAAAAGAGCTGGAACGACAAAGTGAGCAAGTTGAACAAGCCTTTTTACGTACCTCAGAAATCCAATCGCAAGACCCTGATAGTAAGCTTTATACTAGAGCGGTAAAACTGGTTGAGTTAGGTGCTGACTTAGAAGAAGTGATGCGCGAATGTGAGCTACCCAAAGCCGAAGCTGAACTGCTACTCAGTTTGCGCAATAAAATAAAAGGGCAGGCTAGTTAGGCTGCTAACGCACCTAGAGTTCGGTATTTTCCGTTATGTTTAGCTGTGAAGACGGTATAACCTTAAAAAGCACACACTCGATTTAGGCTTGAGATTAACACGACTTGCATGTTCTGTTATTCTCGCCGCAGTTCTTCTTTACTAATCCCTTAAATCAGTCGCTTAAGCTAGATTTAAGGTTTAGCTGTGATAACATCCGAACAACCTACCAAACCAAGAATGAATGGAATGCTGCAAGTCAAACGCCTGTGTTGTGTTAGAGAAGACCGAGTGCTTTTTGACAATTTGTCATTCTCTCTAGAGCCAGGCCAAATATTGCAAATTGCCGGGCCAAATGGAGCAGGTAAAACCAGCTTATTACGGCTTATTGCCGGCTTATCAAGAGCCGAGCACGGTGATATTAGTTGGCAAGGGCAGGCTATCGCACAAACTTACGACCGTTACCACCAAGACTGTTTGTATTTAGGCCATCATGCGGGCGTAAAAGCAGAGTTAAGTGCTCTCGAAAATTTGCAGTTTTACCTCGGTTTAGCGGGGCAAACTCAGTCTTCGAATCAATTGTATGCCATTCTCGCTCGCGTCGGTTTAGCCGGGCTTGAAGACGAACCGGTAGGACACCTATCTGCCGGACAACAACGGCGTGTTGGTCTAGCGCGTTTATGGCTAGTAAAATGTAAGTTGTGGATATTGGATGAACCCTTTACTGCCATTGACAAGCAAGGCGTTGCCTATTTGGAAAAGGTTATTGTTGAGCATGCACAGTCGGGCGGCATGGTGTTGCTTACAACCCATCAAGAGTTAAGCTTAAGTAAAAACCTGTACCGCGTTTTAACCATTAAGCCTTCGTTTGAGGATGCCGTGTAATGCAGGCCTTTTTAGCTGTTATCAAGCGTGAGCTGCTGGCTGCATTTCGCCAAAAATCCGATGTATTAAATCCGCTTTGGTTTATTCTAATTGTTATCACCTTGTTTCCCATTGCCGTGGGCCCAGAACCGGCCCTGTTGGCGCGTATAGCACCTGGCATATTGTGGGTCGCAGCGCTGTTATCTTCATTGCTATCTTTAGAGCGCTTATTTCGCGACGATTATGCCGACGGCTCGCTGGAGCAGATGGTGATTAGTGGTTCGCCCTTACCGCTGATCGCATTAGCAAAAATCGTTGCCCATTGGTCTATAACCGGCCTACCTATTTTGTTGTTGTCTCCTTTGTTGGCGGTATTGCTATCCTTGGAGTGGCAAAGTTTTCAAGCGACCTTTTATACCCTGCTGTTAGGCACGCCGGTATTGAGCTTGATTGGCTCTGTAGGGGTGGCCTTAACAGTGGGCTTACGTAAAGGTGGGGTATTATTGAGCCTGCTTATCTTGCCTTTGTATATTCCAGTGCTGATTTTTGCAACATCGGCGATTGAAGCGGCATCTTTAAGCTTGCCCTATACGGGCCATTTAGCGATTATGGGGGCCATTAGTTTGGCAGCGTTAACCTTAGCCCCCTTTGCAACCGCTGCGGCTCTAAAAGTCAGTATTAACTAACGTTATAATTTGGACAGAGAGAACTTTCAATTATGTGGAAATGGCTACATCCCTATGCAAAACCAGAAGCAAGCTACCAGCTAGCGGGTAAGTTTATACCGTGGTTTAGTGTATTTGCTGCTGTCAGTTTTACAGTTGGTTTAATTTGGGGCTTGGCATTTGCCCCTGCTGATTATCAGCAGGGCGATAGTTTCCGCATCATTTATATTCATGTGCCATCTGCCATTATGTCTATGGGGGCCTACTCCTCAATGGCAATTGCAGCCTTTATTGGCCTAGTGTGGCAGATCAAACAAGCTGATATGTATGTAGCAGCCGTCGCCCCGGTGGGCGCGGTATTCACCTTTGTTGCCTTGTTCACTGGTGCCGCTTGGGGTAAACCCATGTGGGGAGCTTGGTGGGTGTGGGATGCGCGTTTAACCTCAGAGCTTATTTTGTTGTTTTTATATCTTGGGGTTATTGCCTTATACAATGCCTTCTCAGATAAAACCATGGCTGGCCGAGCGGCAGGTATTTTAAGTCTCGTTGGTGTGATAAATCTTCCCATCATTCATTACTCAGTAGAGTGGTGGAATACCCTCCACCAAGGTGCAACTATTACCAAGTTTGCTAAACCTTCTATCGATTCGCGAATGCTTTGGCCTTTGCTGATTAACGTGTTAGCGTTCGCTTTATTTTTAGGGGCGGTAAGTTTAATTCGCTTCAGAACTGAACTGTTACGCCGAGAGCAACGTAGGCCTTGGGTACAACAACTCATTAATAAACAGCTTGAAGCAAAGGGTAATTAGCATGCAATTTGAATCTTTAAGCGATTTTCTTGCTATGGGCGGCTACGGATTTTATGTGTGGCTAGCTTTTGGCGTTAGCGCCGCAGCGATGATTGCCGTTGTGGTCGACAGTATTGTAAAACGCAATGCTATTTTTAAATCTGTGGCTCGCCAGTCGGCGCGCCAGCAGCGAGCTCAAGCAGCAAAAGAGGTAACTGAACGCTTATGAACCCTAGACGTAAAAAACGCCTAACAATTATTTTATCTATTGTGGTTGGCTTAGGCGCATCAATCGGTTTGTTGCTTTTTGCTTTACAGCAAAATATAGACTTGTTTTATACACCTACTGAATTGGTAGAGGGTAAAGGGCCAAAGGCACTAAAGCCTGAATTGGGGCAGCGTCTCAGAATTGGCGGTTTAGTATTGCCGGGTACGGTAGAGCGTTCAGAGACCAGTTTAGCAGTGAGCTTTAAGCTCAGTGATGCAGGCGGCGGAATAGTCACCGTGACCTATGAAGGCATCTTGCCGGATCTATTTCGAGAGGGGCAGGGCATTGTTGCCCAAGGTGAACTTAGCGATCTGAATACCGTCGCGGCTTTTGAAGTATTAGCCAAGCATGATGAAGAGTACATGCCGTCAGAAGTGGCCGAAGCGTTAGTTGGCATGGAACACTTTAAACCAGAATATACAGAGGCCCAATTACAGGGCTCAACGCACTAGAGACGGTTAACTATGATCCCTGAACTTGGACATTACGCACTCATTCTTGCTACAACGTTAGCCATCTTACAAAGTATTTATCCTCTTTGGGGGGCGAGCAAAAACAGTGTGACATTAATGAAGCTGGCTCGGCCTTTGGCATTGGGGCAGTTTGCCTTTGTGACACTGTCTTTTGTTATCCTTAGTTACGCCTTTGCGATTAACGACTTCTCGGTGGCGTATGTTGCCAATAACTCTAATAGCCAGTTGCCCTTGCATTTTCGCTTGTCGGCAGTGTGGGGCGCCCATGAAGGCTCATTACTATTGTGGGCGCTTATCTTATCGGCTTGGGGGGCTGCGGTAGCCTTATTTAGCCGAGGCTTGCCATTATCGGCAGTGGCTCGGGTGGTGGCGGTAATGGGGATGATCTGTGTAGGTTTCTACTTATTCATTCTGCTCACGTCCAACCCTTTTGACAGAACCTTGCCGTTTTTCCCCGTCGACGGACAAGATCTTAACCCCTTGTTACAAGATGTAGGGCTTATTTTTCACCCGCCGTTGTTATACATGGGGTATGTGGGCTTCTCGGTCGCTTTTGCCTTTGCTATTGCAGCGCTCATCGAAGGCCGCTTAGACTCTACCTGGGCGCGATGGTCTCGACCTTGGACAATGGCAGCATGGGTATTTCTAACGGTAGGTATTGCCTTAGGGAGTTGGTGGGCTTACTACGAACTCGGTTGGGGCGGTTGGTGGTTCTGGGATCCGGTTGAAAATGCCTCGTTTATGCCTTGGTTAGTGGGCACCGCGCTATTGCACTCATTAGCGGTCACTGAAAAGCGCGGTGTATTTAAATCATGGACAGTGCTGTTAGCTATTTCTGCATTTTCTTTGAGCTTATTAGGTACTTTTCTGGTTCGTTCTGGCGTGTTGGTATCGGTGCATGCCTTTGCCAGTGACCCCGCT is a window from the Agarivorans sp. TSD2052 genome containing:
- a CDS encoding ParA family protein; amino-acid sequence: MKVWTVANQKGGVGKTTTVISLAGLLAQQGKRVLLLDTDPHASLTSYLGFDVDSVQGTLYELYQNAQLDDAMVTHSIQATSFDNLDIIPASMALATLDKVLGQREGMGLILKRILARIEDKYDYVLIDCPPVLGVMMVNALAASDRVLVPVQTEFLAIKGLERMVKTLAIMQRSCPDPLRYTVVPTMYDKRTRASLAALKDLQETYPNNIWNSVIPIDTKFRDASLRHAPPSYHIKNCRGVFAYQTLLAHLLQMTDEQGLL
- a CDS encoding chemotaxis protein CheW, whose amino-acid sequence is MNSDKLMEQALGSYFDSLLNEESAPVIKPSEATVERPSLVAEPQVKPLATLFAEAETRVAAMSDAPPILLPIQELPEQQVEPTMVEPTVAEPVVLDTVEAVVASPQAETLQQTEPELVEQPQAAEWQNIETDDEFQALFFEVAGVTFGVPLTELGGIHRISEVSPLFGKPEWFAGIMIEREQKLSVVDTAKWVMPNQPFDPEYKYVVMLGESPWGLSCEKLFGTERLTRDDVKWRKVPGQRRWLAGMVKKKMCALVHVEELLAMLSQGVNIEGH
- a CDS encoding chemotaxis protein CheW, translating into MSEQRNIAENVAEDEVLQWVTFQLESETYGINVMQVQEVLRYTEIAPVPGAPDYVLGIINLRGNVVTVIDTRSRFGLPSSDITENSRIVIIEAESQVIGILVDSVAEVVYLRSSEIDSAPNVGTEESAKFIQGVSNRDGQLLILVDLNKLLSDDEWDEVSSL
- a CDS encoding DUF2802 domain-containing protein, with translation MDWINLTALLATIICLIGGYWLTYKAKQQVASSDKKMASLEVVTKNLLVSHRSVEKQLQEIHLANASLVKELERQSEQVEQAFLRTSEIQSQDPDSKLYTRAVKLVELGADLEEVMRECELPKAEAELLLSLRNKIKGQAS
- the ccmA gene encoding cytochrome c biogenesis heme-transporting ATPase CcmA, with amino-acid sequence MNGMLQVKRLCCVREDRVLFDNLSFSLEPGQILQIAGPNGAGKTSLLRLIAGLSRAEHGDISWQGQAIAQTYDRYHQDCLYLGHHAGVKAELSALENLQFYLGLAGQTQSSNQLYAILARVGLAGLEDEPVGHLSAGQQRRVGLARLWLVKCKLWILDEPFTAIDKQGVAYLEKVIVEHAQSGGMVLLTTHQELSLSKNLYRVLTIKPSFEDAV
- the ccmB gene encoding heme exporter protein CcmB, encoding MQAFLAVIKRELLAAFRQKSDVLNPLWFILIVITLFPIAVGPEPALLARIAPGILWVAALLSSLLSLERLFRDDYADGSLEQMVISGSPLPLIALAKIVAHWSITGLPILLLSPLLAVLLSLEWQSFQATFYTLLLGTPVLSLIGSVGVALTVGLRKGGVLLSLLILPLYIPVLIFATSAIEAASLSLPYTGHLAIMGAISLAALTLAPFATAAALKVSIN
- a CDS encoding heme ABC transporter permease, giving the protein MWKWLHPYAKPEASYQLAGKFIPWFSVFAAVSFTVGLIWGLAFAPADYQQGDSFRIIYIHVPSAIMSMGAYSSMAIAAFIGLVWQIKQADMYVAAVAPVGAVFTFVALFTGAAWGKPMWGAWWVWDARLTSELILLFLYLGVIALYNAFSDKTMAGRAAGILSLVGVINLPIIHYSVEWWNTLHQGATITKFAKPSIDSRMLWPLLINVLAFALFLGAVSLIRFRTELLRREQRRPWVQQLINKQLEAKGN
- the ccmD gene encoding heme exporter protein CcmD, which encodes MQFESLSDFLAMGGYGFYVWLAFGVSAAAMIAVVVDSIVKRNAIFKSVARQSARQQRAQAAKEVTERL
- the ccmE gene encoding cytochrome c maturation protein CcmE yields the protein MNPRRKKRLTIILSIVVGLGASIGLLLFALQQNIDLFYTPTELVEGKGPKALKPELGQRLRIGGLVLPGTVERSETSLAVSFKLSDAGGGIVTVTYEGILPDLFREGQGIVAQGELSDLNTVAAFEVLAKHDEEYMPSEVAEALVGMEHFKPEYTEAQLQGSTH